Part of the Spinacia oleracea cultivar Varoflay chromosome 5, BTI_SOV_V1, whole genome shotgun sequence genome, tttttttttgtttttttggtttaaTTCACCTCTTGTCTTGCAAGGTTGTTTCTTTTTCAAGTATCATAAGATGGAAACCTTGCCTTTCTgcaacgaaaaaaaaaaaatattacaaccTTCTTACAAGCCATTACTTTGTCCAGGTCCAAAAAGGCTAAGTTCCTTTTTTTCTAGCATCAAAAGATTAGAGTtgaagggaaaaaaaatatttgactTGGTTCTTGGTGGTATTAGTTTGTGTCTCCCTATTCATGGTCAATGTCTCAAGATCTTCTTTGTAATTCCCTGTATAGACTGTTATGTGTAAATTGATGCAGTATCAGTTGTTCAGGTATCTTTTCTTGGCCATCTGAGTGGGTAGGTTGTTGATCTTAACATAGAGCAGCAtccaaaatgaatttctatgaATTGGTTAGGGGATTACGGCTCTCTGCCTAAACTACAGTTATCTTAAGCTTAAGGAAAGTAGAGAACAGTATCTGGCTATAAATGGATCATTTGTGATTGTGTTTTAGATGCAAATTGTCCTTTGAAGGATCTTTTCTGGTGATATGAATATTAATCAGCATGGCAGTGTTTAAACTAATTGCGTAGCTCTCTTACATTATTCCTGATCTATGTATATGCTGGGAACAGGTATCGTATACAGAGTGACAAAAAAGTTCCTGTTTGTAGCGTCCATCCAACTGAGTCAGCCACTCTACAGTGCCTTGGTTGTGTCAAGGGAAAGATCCCTGTGACTAAAAGCTACCATTGCTCTCCCAAATGTTTTTCAGATGCCTGGCAGCATCATCGTGTTTTGCATGACCGCGCTGCCAGTGCTGTGAATGAGAATGGAGGCGAAGAGGATGAATTGTTTGGACGCTTCAATAGCTCAGGTTCTGGAGTTCTGAATACTGGCTTGCCTCCTTCTGCATCAAGTCCCAACTTGACGAATGGATCAACACCGTTGTATCCTGCTGCTGTTACACAAAGGAGTGGTGGTGAAACATGGTTTGAAGTTGGCCGTTCTAAGACATATACACCTTCTACTGATGATATTGGccatgttttgaaatttgaatgtgTTGTCATAGATGCTGAGACAAAACAAACTGTAGGACATCCTATGACGCTTACCACATCCCGTGTCATCCCTGCACCTACACCAACTCCACGTCGCATGATTTCAGTTAGTGGCGCAGATGTAATGGGACATTTGGATCCAGATGGCCGCATTTCATCTGCCGGGACCTTTACCGTGGTTTCATACAATATATTGGCTGATGCTTATGCCACTAGTGATACATATAGTTACTGTCCTTCATGGGCCCTTTCTTGGCCATATCGTAGACAAAATCTGTTACGAGAAATTGTTACATATCGCGCGGACATTGTATGTCTTCAGGAGGTACAGTTATTTGCTCTTAATCTATAAGAGTCGTGTTTTTGCTAGTTTGTCAATTAAATTGTTTATGAATTTTTGTCTATATGCATCTTTTACTGGTAGGGTTATTTAATACTTCCTCACTAATAGTTGCAACATTTAGACTTCAACACTATTCACAAACGTTCGTTTGATTCTATTTGGTGGCTTATATGTAAGgcaaaatatagtcatgtgagatcttctTAGATTCATCTCTATGTTAAGCTTTTATTACTTTTACATATCTACAATTTGTGATAAATAGAGTTAAAGTTATGCAATGACAAACGTGAAAAGCCAGACGTTGCAACTAAAAGAGAACTGAGGAAGTAATTGTTAAATACTTTTGTTTTATTAGCATTGTGGTCAACCTTTGAGCCTTTGGGGAGGTCTTGTTGCTGATGGCATTGTCTTTTTGGTGTTAGTCTTAGAGTTAACTGCTTTTGTAAGGAAGTGAGCTTGCAAAGAAAAGGGGATAGCGTCTTATATCCTAATCATTCATTGGTCAATTAAATTGGGGTACAGGGAAGGGCAATCTGTGAAGAAATTTGTGTGAATGTTCTTCCTGTTCCAAGTCTGCCGGCTGCATAAATTATCAAATTTATGCTGTTGTAAGGTTTGGGATTGGAGATTGGAGGTGATTTTGCATGTTTTGTATAATTTGTACCTAGCAGCATGCTGCTGTATGAACTTTGCAGATGTCAGGCTCGTTGATCTGGAGTCTGAGTTGCTACATAGTTATTTGCTGTATCttaatttcagatttcataACTCGTCTATATTTGAAAGGATTAGGGTGTGATCCTGTGTATGAATGCAATCAAAAGAAGAACCTGCAGTATTTTAGTATTTGCTATAACAAAATATTAGTTGTTTTGTCAAGTATTATGATTAAAAACATAAGTTATTCTACTATAAAGAACTAACTTAGCATGTATGTCAgttttatatttaatttttatacttAATGATAAAATCGTAACTACCTTAAACTAAATTTTGAATGCACATAACAATGTCTAAAACAACTTTTTGTTAATGGATCTGGGATTTCATTGTTCTAGTAATAGACTAGCTTTCTATGCACGCTATGTGTGCTTGTAATTTAAAAATGCACACACAATTATACTTTTACCTTtttatttgagtttttttttgtagttttaatatttgGTGATTTTGGTAAATATCTTTGAAATAGATTTCCTTTTATGTTgtattataaaatatttttatgtttttatttcttatttaagtgaAGGGGAAAGTAGGCAATTACTATTTCGACGCCGCCTCGGGCGTTCCCTTATATAGTAGAGTTGTTCTGGAATGCTACCAGCACTTTGAGACATAGTGCTATATTCTCCAGGTTATCACTGTTGAGATATTTATTAACATATCTTGCTTGCTAATGATGGCAACAACTATTTCTTTTGCAGGTTCAATTTGATCATTTTGAAGAATTCTTTTCTCCCGAACTTGACAAACATGGCTATCATGCTCTTTATAAGAGAAAAACTTCAGAGGTATACAATGTGCTACTTCCTCCGCATTTTAATATGTACTGTATTGACTTTTGAAACTATTCACATATGTTCATtgtattaactttttatatttttctttacTTGTACACAATAGTGATATAATTATTGAAGTTATGCGCAGAACGttgaaaaaaaattgtagaTCTATTATCATAAAACGAATGAAGTACTCTGTATATCTTTtgaattcttttctttttaaacaCTCCCTTGACTTCTTTTTGATGCTTTCTGTAGGTTACGCATACAGTTGATGGCTGTGCCACGTTTTTCCGAAGGGACAGATTTTCCCATGTAAAAAAATACGAGgtctgtttttctttttctccttTCTTACTGTCGATCTTTTTATGTTTCGGCTCTGCTGCATTCTGAAGATTTTAATCATGATTACAGGTAGAATTCAATAAGGCTGCCCAGTCTTTAACAGAGGCTGTAGTTGCTCCTGCCCAAAAGAAATCAGCTTTAAGTCGACTTGTCAAGGTTAGCTTAAtgattcttggtttttgatttttcttatagTTTGAAATTATTAATCGCATTTTCGTTTCACCTGTATATATGTTATGCTCGGACTTATGAGTTCTCTTGATTCCATTTGTAGGATAATGTAGCACTAATCGCTGTCTTGGAAGCCAAATTCAGTCATCAGGGTGCAGATACAACCCCTGGAAAGCGACAACTTCTTTGTGTTGTGAGTACCGTTTAGTCTTGTAATCGTAGTAATTACAGATAATATTTTTTGTGGAATCATGCACACTTCATGAAATTACATTTCATCTTGGGACTGTAGGAGGCATTTTGTTGGACCACCATTGATGTTGTTAATTGAAACCAGTACATGCATGTTGTGATATCTGAAATGTGTTGCTATTGAGGTATCAAAGGGATTCCATGACATTACAGTGATTAGCTTTCTCATCATTTACATCtcaaatttaatcattaaaaagttCAATTTTATGTGTTGTTGAGTTGCTAATGTTCTGGTTAATATTCCAGACTTTATTTATGTCTCCATTGTAAGGCAAGCAAAATTATATGTGATGCAGTAAATCTTTGATATCAACCTTAATTTCTCTAATCTCACGCTTAATGACTTGTGAATGTTGTGGATTGAATTTGGTATCTTTTTGCTTGCAAGTCATGACCACATTAATTAAATATAAGGAGTAGTGTTGTACTTATATTATGTATATCATACTACCCCCATTTATTGGCGGGCCCCTTGAGACCTactatgttactcggactcttcgttttacctcaagtacccgtgtcggatcctcgacacttggacatgggtatggacactccgacacttcattttggtcaaaaattaaggaaatttcctcaatttagccgtgtcggacacttggacacgtacccgTATCCGACACTCATACCCGAGTCTTAGTAACATAGGAGACCTATACCTATATTTTTCACGTAGACCGGGATTCGCCCTTGATCCATTGCCTTCTTTTTAGACCCTTACCCAGATCCAATGGGTCCGGCGTGTCTTGGGTCTAAAATGGGTGTTGATTATTATTAATCTTTTACCTTTATTGTCCTTATATTTTTGCTAGGCCAATAATTTCACCATCATATTCGTGCATAAAATATCACAAGTTAATACACCATATTTCCCATACAATCTAATGTCTAAAATATGCCTAAAAATAAacttaatatattttattaatttatggGTCGCTAGACTGGACCTGGGTCTCAAAATATTTATGGGTCCCAACAATGTCTGGGTCGGGTCCTAGACTCATGCCCATCCCTATTTGCGTGTTGTATAAAAGAAAGACATTAGGTCATATTAGATTTGTTTCAAtttgtattttcataatatcaacatTTTATACTCCCTACGTGTTTATTAATCGTCGTACTAAGTTTTTCACGGAGTTTTATGCGATAAGTTGTTGTGGGCTTATCTATTATAGTTTAATAGAAAAGTAGGTGGGGTGGGAAATAGTGGAACTTTTTTAATTAAACGCGAGAGGATGTGGGGTCATAATTTTGGATAATGGAAAGAGTGAAATGATAAAATATTAGTGAGCTCATGCCATAGAAGGAAATATGACAACTAAATTGGGACATGCGTAAATGGAAAGTGTGACAAATAAattgggatggagggagtatcttTTACTTCTAAACATTGGAAAATATTAGTAACTCCGTATTTTAATAATCAGTTTCACTTTTTAAAAGCGGTCATATTTGAATGAGTTATACTCTCTAtttttggtatgtcatggtctCTACTCctaattatacggagtattaatctTTCTCCTCCTCCAATGATcctcacacttactcacatcctCTTTTTaccacaataaataattcacccactatCAATTTATTACAATAAATAATACAATTTTTTATATCCAATAACCCTGAGGTTTAACTTAATTCACCATATACCCTCGAGATATATCCTTGTGTTTTCAGTAATTTACCATATACCCCTGAGTTTTGGAAAATTGGCATGACATGACCTTGCCGTTCACTCCTTAATTCTCTCATTTTTCATCTTTGTTTCTCCTCCATCTTCATCTCTCCCTTCATCGTCTCTCTCCACCTTCACAAGCATCTCCTTTTAACATAATCTcctcaatcaaacaaaaacaCTCGACGACGTTACCTGTGCCATTGGAATCTCGCCGGGAAACTCTCCTCATTAGCGAGTGATAAAACTCTACAACCTTCGACACTCCCTACACCTCTGAAGCCCTAACTTTCGCTCCCTTTGATCGAGCAAGCGACGGTGGCCATCTGAAAACGAGGAAGATGAGGGACAGGGACAGAATAAGAACTAAGGTTAGAGCACTTTAACGGGGATTTAGGTAATCTCAGAATTCGAGATCGAACAAGCGGAGACTCGGAAGCATCCACCGTGTACGACGGTTTAAACGGTGGATGCTGGTGTAGGAATAGCTAATCATtatttttgacactattttCAAACACCTTACCGACCATGGCCGAGGAAATAGTAACACTTGACTTACTAAAACTTAAATTTTTAAATCAAATTAGATTTTCCAAAAGCTTTACTTAACCCTTTAATTAACCCTTGAAATATTTGTGACGATGATTACTGTTTAACATCCTCATTTTTTGACAAACTCCGCAATCTTTggatctctctctcctctcctggTCAAATCCCTCCTTCATGAGCTCCCGCTTGTGAACAAGTTTCTCATTTTCGACACGTAGCTCtacaatttaattatttaattatctaCCGCTCTCTTTCCGACTTTCTTGAGGCCATCTCCACCTTAAGAGAGGGCACAATGGCGATGGTACGAAGGCGACTGCTCCACGATGTAGTAGTTGCTGGTAGATGAGTTGGGTTTTAATGCGAGGCGCGCTGAGGTGCAAGGTGTTTGGCGCCAATGCCTTTTATGGTACGGGCGAGGCGATTTTGATAAGACGCAAAAAGGCCCACCTTGAGGAGCTGAGGTGCAAAAAAGCGCAACCACCACATACCCCCATCCCCGAGACACCATTTTCCCACAAATGTTTACTTTTTATTAGGGTCGCCTCACTTCATTGAGGCGCGCGTTGGGAACTCCATATCACCTTGGTGCGCCTTGAGCCTTTTTATACATTTTTGGGTCTTCCACGAGTTTAACGAGTTCGGTGATGTCAGGGGGTTTAACGTAGGTAAGAATAGCGATTGTGGTGTGACATTAGGTATAATGAAGGAGGTGGTCGATCCGATGGTGGAGGTGGGTATAGTGGTGGAGCCGTGGAGGTGGTGTGTTTGGTATGTGATGGAGGTTTGGCTCCATATTTTCGTCAACGTTCGCTCCGACGAATTGTTTTCTGTTTGGGAGGAGAGAAAGAAGGCGTGTATGCTAGTGGTTGGGGTGAGGAAGAAAGTGGGGTTTGTGGTGGTTGAAGAGTGACGTTAGTGGCGGTGAAGTATGGATGGAGATGGGCGTTGGGTACTTGGGTGAGGGTGTGATTGAGGATGAAGGTGGAGGAGGAAAATGCGTAAAGTAACGGAAAATTGATGTCAAGGGCAAGTTGTTAAATTTTGAAAATGTCAGGGGTATATGGTGAACTTATGAAAACCTCAGGGTATATGGCGAATGGCGAATTACTGAAAACACGAGGGTATATGGTGAATTAATTTAAAGTTCAGGGGCATGGTGAAAAAACCTTACCCACTTCCATCTTATTTTATTAAGATCAACTCACCCTCCAAAAACCCTTTATCGGTCAAACTGTAACTTATTAATATATGAAGGAAGTAACAATAAAATCAGAGACTGTAAATTGCAAGTgttggtagaaaaaataaaataaaataaaggtagTGTTATATTTTCTAGTTAGCTGGCTGtagtacatgtattttaaggTGAAGGAGTATGAAGTATTAGACTACATGAGAACATGGGCAGGTTTCTAGCAGTCATAGGGAAAGTCAAAGTTGTATCTGCATTAAATTGATGTGTTTGTATATCCCCTTCCAATTTGTACATTGTGGCACTGTACGATGATGTTCCAGTTTCTTGGTGTATTTTAATTGGTTATTTGGAAGCTAGTAATATACTTCCTCTGATTTTCAATACTcccaacgtttggactttttacactattcacatattgtactttgactattgttggtgacTTATATGTAAcataaaatatagtcatgtgtgatcttgttagattcgtctcaatgtgtattttcaaaatatcaacattttataatttttgcttaaatagaattaaagatattaatgatcaaagttgtgcattggcatgcgtgaaagtgacaaacgttgcgagtaaaaacaaacggaggaagtacataaTTTAGTCTGCCTCATCAGCCTTTAAGACTGCCAATCTCTGTATTCTGTTTTTTAGATCTTTATTTGATTTTAGAGGAATTGTAACTTGTTCATTGTAATATCTGTATTCTGTTTTTGGGATCTTTATTTGATATCAGGGGAGTTATAACTTGTTCATTGTTCTTTTCTTGTCACGTAGTCCTAGGTTCAGAAAATTTTAATGATCTGATATCTGTGACTTCTAAATACCTTTTCTCTTTATCTTTGGCGATTCGGTTCAGGCAAATACACATGTAAATGTGCATCAAGAATTAAAGGACGTCAAACTCTGGCAGGTATGCGACACaaatattcttgttttttttCCA contains:
- the LOC110795937 gene encoding carbon catabolite repressor protein 4 homolog 1, producing MLSVVRVHLPSDIPIVGCELSPYVLLRKPDKSVINDDVPENAPIDGQFLRYKWYRIQSDKKVPVCSVHPTESATLQCLGCVKGKIPVTKSYHCSPKCFSDAWQHHRVLHDRAASAVNENGGEEDELFGRFNSSGSGVLNTGLPPSASSPNLTNGSTPLYPAAVTQRSGGETWFEVGRSKTYTPSTDDIGHVLKFECVVIDAETKQTVGHPMTLTTSRVIPAPTPTPRRMISVSGADVMGHLDPDGRISSAGTFTVVSYNILADAYATSDTYSYCPSWALSWPYRRQNLLREIVTYRADIVCLQEVQFDHFEEFFSPELDKHGYHALYKRKTSEVTHTVDGCATFFRRDRFSHVKKYEVEFNKAAQSLTEAVVAPAQKKSALSRLVKDNVALIAVLEAKFSHQGADTTPGKRQLLCVANTHVNVHQELKDVKLWQVHTLLKGLEKIAASADIPMLVCGDFNSTPASAPHALLAMGKVDPLHLDLQVDPLLILRPHTKLAHQLPLVSAYSSFARGIGPALEQQRRRMDPSTNEPLFTNCTRDFIGTHDYIFYTADSLTVESLLELLDEDSLRKDTALPSPEWSSDHIALLAEFRCKSRIRR